In bacterium, the following are encoded in one genomic region:
- the trmFO gene encoding methylenetetrahydrofolate--tRNA-(uracil(54)-C(5))-methyltransferase (FADH(2)-oxidizing) TrmFO, which translates to MQGRESREVSVIGAGLAGCEAALQCARRGVPVRLYEMRPTKMTEAHQTGDVAELVCSNSLKSDEPENAHGLLKAELRILGSVLLECAERARVPGGKALVVDRRLFSTEVQSELSRAGVSVERVEVSSLPVADSLYRPRFGLSDPHQPTVDLGTDVDRSSFIVHRSSGRADDVTVIATGPLTSSLMADALQALLGTEHLFFYDAIAPIVEADSLDRSRVFEGSRYGAGSDYLNCPMTEEDYDRFITALLEAELHPLHEFEENALGKQGTVPQSACVELGAGQSPFSETHEQGLGTKNKEPRTFFEGCLPVEEIARRGRLALAFGPMKPVGLVDPHTGMRPFAVVQLRRENAEGTMYNLVGFQTRLRQGEQERVFRTIPGLEHAAFLRFGSIHRNTFLDSPRLLLPTLQARARPELLIAGQLTGVEGYVESIGAGLVAGINAARLASGGEPQKLPREMMLGSLLACVSGGDLAKQAEVGTAPVSVSSALAVGQLRSVADVSPSFQPMNANFGLLPPLSAGTGHAHAPRLRGRDKRRAMAERALATAREFALTLVDKRG; encoded by the coding sequence GTGCAAGGGAGAGAGAGCAGGGAGGTCAGCGTCATCGGCGCCGGGTTGGCCGGGTGCGAGGCGGCGCTGCAGTGTGCGCGTCGCGGTGTCCCGGTGCGACTCTACGAGATGCGGCCGACGAAGATGACGGAGGCGCACCAGACCGGCGACGTGGCCGAGCTCGTCTGCTCCAACTCGCTGAAATCGGACGAGCCGGAGAATGCGCATGGTCTGCTCAAGGCGGAGTTGCGGATACTGGGTTCGGTTCTGCTTGAATGCGCTGAGCGCGCGCGGGTTCCGGGAGGCAAGGCGCTGGTGGTGGACCGGCGACTGTTCTCGACCGAGGTGCAGTCCGAGTTGTCACGCGCCGGGGTAAGCGTCGAGCGGGTCGAGGTTAGTTCATTGCCGGTCGCAGACTCGCTATACCGTCCGCGATTCGGGCTGTCCGACCCGCACCAACCCACGGTGGATCTCGGGACTGACGTTGATCGTTCATCGTTCATCGTTCATCGTTCGTCAGGACGCGCCGACGATGTTACTGTCATCGCCACTGGACCGCTGACCTCGTCACTCATGGCTGATGCGCTGCAGGCGTTGCTCGGGACGGAGCACCTGTTCTTCTACGACGCAATCGCGCCGATAGTTGAAGCGGATTCGTTGGACAGGTCTCGGGTCTTCGAGGGTTCTCGCTACGGTGCGGGATCGGACTATTTGAACTGCCCGATGACCGAAGAGGATTACGACCGGTTCATCACGGCGCTGCTGGAGGCGGAGCTGCATCCGCTGCATGAGTTTGAGGAGAACGCCTTGGGAAAACAGGGGACAGTCCCTCAGAGCGCCTGCGTCGAACTCGGCGCGGGACAGTCCCCGTTTTCCGAGACCCATGAGCAAGGACTAGGGACCAAGAACAAAGAACCCAGGACCTTCTTTGAAGGTTGTCTGCCGGTCGAGGAGATTGCACGCAGAGGCAGGCTGGCGCTGGCGTTCGGTCCGATGAAGCCGGTTGGGCTGGTTGATCCGCACACAGGTATGAGGCCATTCGCAGTGGTTCAGCTCCGGCGCGAGAACGCTGAAGGCACAATGTACAACCTGGTTGGTTTCCAGACGCGATTGAGGCAGGGAGAGCAGGAGCGCGTGTTCAGGACGATTCCGGGCCTTGAGCACGCCGCGTTCTTGCGCTTCGGCAGCATTCACCGCAACACTTTTCTCGACTCGCCGAGGCTGCTGTTGCCGACGCTGCAGGCCAGAGCAAGACCGGAATTGCTCATTGCCGGTCAGTTGACCGGCGTCGAAGGCTACGTGGAATCAATTGGTGCTGGACTGGTTGCGGGAATCAACGCAGCGCGCCTGGCCAGTGGCGGCGAGCCCCAGAAACTGCCGCGGGAGATGATGTTGGGGAGTTTGCTGGCTTGCGTCAGCGGCGGCGATTTGGCGAAGCAGGCCGAAGTGGGGACAGCCCCCGTTTCGGTGAGCTCGGCGCTCGCTGTCGGACAGTTGCGAAGCGTCGCGGATGTGTCCCCATCTTTCCAACCGATGAACGCGAACTTCGGGTTGCTGCCGCCTCTCAGTGCTGGCACAGGACACGCTCATGCCCCTCGGCTGCGAGGGCGCGACAAGCGCCGGGCGATGGCCGAACGGGCACTAGCCACAGCCCGCGAGTTTGCCTTGACTCTCGTGGATAAAAGAGGATGA
- a CDS encoding M3 family oligoendopeptidase → MTNLKSLPEKATEMLGWSWPQFETYYSELAKRKLTQVTLEDFLDDWTRFHDRLDEVGTRLSIAKDVNTADTEAERKFNRFLEEIYPKSQEAEQKLKTRFLNSGLQQKGFERPLRRMQADAAIFREANLPLQVEDAKLGTEYGKITGSQTVEWDGQEITVTQLRPVLMETDRARREKAWRLSAERQLKDRDKLNDLWQKFLKLRLQMSANAGFADYRSFRWQEMYRFDYTPQNCRQFRLAIEKAVVPAAARIYERRAKQLGLAALKPWDQDVDPLGRAPLAPFKNGDEFKAGVHSILTRVDPHVGGYFRTMMNEGTLDLENRKNKAPGGYCATYDAAKLPFIFMNAVGLHGDVMTLIHESGHATHSFETRRLPWFQQRHAGLEFAEVASMGMELLATPYLAKSKGGFYSEEEAERALTENLEKDVQFWPYMAVVDGFQQWVYENPQAAMEPANCDRQWTELWNRLMTGVDWSGFEDVVATGWHRKLHIFLAPFYYVEYGLAQLGACQVWANAQKDEAAAVASYRKALALGGTQSLPELYAAAGAKFAFDSETLGAVIGLIEGRLAAA, encoded by the coding sequence ATGACTAACTTGAAGTCATTGCCCGAGAAAGCGACCGAGATGCTCGGCTGGTCTTGGCCGCAGTTCGAGACCTACTACAGCGAACTGGCCAAGCGCAAGCTGACGCAGGTGACGCTTGAGGATTTCCTGGATGACTGGACCCGGTTCCACGACCGGTTGGACGAGGTCGGGACTCGATTGAGCATCGCCAAGGACGTGAACACGGCCGACACGGAGGCCGAGCGGAAGTTCAACCGTTTCCTCGAGGAGATTTATCCGAAGTCACAGGAGGCGGAGCAGAAGCTCAAGACCAGGTTCCTCAACAGCGGACTCCAGCAGAAGGGGTTCGAGCGACCACTGCGCCGAATGCAGGCCGACGCCGCGATTTTCCGCGAGGCGAACCTGCCGCTTCAGGTCGAGGACGCCAAGCTCGGCACCGAGTACGGCAAGATTACCGGCAGCCAGACCGTGGAGTGGGATGGACAAGAGATCACGGTCACGCAGTTGCGGCCGGTCCTGATGGAGACCGACCGGGCGCGGCGCGAGAAAGCCTGGCGGTTGTCGGCAGAGCGGCAACTGAAGGACAGGGATAAGCTCAACGACTTGTGGCAGAAGTTCCTCAAGCTCAGGCTGCAAATGTCGGCCAACGCCGGTTTCGCCGACTATCGCTCGTTCCGCTGGCAGGAGATGTACCGCTTCGACTACACGCCGCAGAACTGCCGGCAGTTCCGGCTGGCGATCGAGAAGGCCGTTGTTCCCGCGGCTGCGCGCATCTACGAGCGGCGCGCAAAGCAGCTCGGACTTGCGGCCCTGAAGCCCTGGGACCAGGACGTCGACCCGCTCGGCCGCGCGCCGCTGGCGCCATTCAAGAACGGGGACGAGTTCAAGGCCGGGGTTCATTCCATCCTGACGCGGGTCGACCCGCATGTCGGCGGCTACTTCCGGACGATGATGAACGAGGGCACGCTCGACCTCGAAAACCGGAAGAACAAGGCGCCCGGGGGCTACTGTGCAACCTATGATGCCGCGAAGCTGCCGTTCATCTTCATGAACGCCGTGGGGCTGCATGGCGACGTCATGACCCTCATTCACGAGAGCGGCCACGCGACCCACAGTTTCGAGACGCGCCGCCTGCCCTGGTTCCAGCAGCGCCACGCCGGTCTCGAATTCGCCGAGGTCGCCTCGATGGGCATGGAGCTGCTGGCGACGCCGTACCTGGCAAAGTCAAAGGGCGGGTTCTATTCCGAAGAAGAGGCTGAACGTGCGCTGACCGAGAACCTTGAGAAGGACGTCCAGTTCTGGCCCTACATGGCCGTGGTCGACGGGTTCCAGCAGTGGGTGTACGAGAATCCGCAGGCCGCAATGGAGCCGGCGAACTGCGACCGGCAGTGGACTGAGCTCTGGAACCGGCTGATGACGGGCGTGGACTGGAGCGGATTCGAGGACGTGGTCGCGACCGGTTGGCATCGCAAGCTCCACATCTTCCTGGCGCCGTTCTACTATGTCGAATACGGGCTTGCCCAGCTGGGTGCGTGCCAGGTCTGGGCCAACGCTCAGAAGGACGAAGCCGCCGCAGTTGCCTCGTACCGCAAGGCGCTCGCGCTCGGCGGCACGCAGTCGTTGCCCGAGCTCTACGCGGCGGCCGGGGCGAAGTTCGCCTTCGACTCCGAAACGCTCGGCGCGGTCATCGGCCTCATCGAGGGGAGACTTGCCGCAGCCTGA
- the mgtA gene encoding magnesium-translocating P-type ATPase: MATRRPLNPFRRADGTIQVSEQLIEAAHQGSDEVLRGLGTSPQGLSGEEAQRRLDEHGPNTAVEQPHFRYLRLFVRCLINPLVILLGVLATISFVTRDLRAGTVMCVMIALGVILKFVQEARADAAAARLKAMISITTAVLRDGQTRELPVRDLVPGDIVVLAAGDMIPADVRLLTAKDLFVIQSTLTGESMPVEKAEAVENGSITAPLELRNLCYQGTSVESGSATAVVVTTGRKTYLGSMASTIVAPQAPTSFDRGIGRFTWLMIRFMFIMVPVVFLINGFVKHDWGAAFLFALAVAVGLTPEMLPMIVTVCLSRGSIAMSRQKVIVKRLNSIQNFGAMDILCTDKTGTLTMDRVVLEQHCDVGLKEDDTVLEMAFLNSHFQTGLRNILDRAILKYTENQASLQVAQLEKVDEIPFDFARRLMSVVVRLRNGKNQLICKGAPEAVFPRCSYYELNGEVYPIAPFLIDDLKEEYERLSSDGFRVLAVAYRNMNPRAAYTKDDENNMVLKGYMAFLDPPKESTQRAIEALKQHGVTVKILTGDNDLVSRNVCHQVGIPTDNVLLGPAVEAMSDEELAGKVEAVTLFARLSPAHKQRVIRALQRKKHVVGFLGDGINDAPALRAADVGISVDTAVDIARESADVILLDKDLLVLERGVLEGRKVFANILKYVRMGASSNFGNMFSVLGASAWLPFLPMAPIQILTNNLLYDFSQLPIPADNVDPEQVTRPRPWSMSEITRFIVLIGPCSSIFDYTTFLMMYFLFHCKTLAQAPMFQTGWFVESLLTQTLIIHVIRTNKLPFIESRASNALTLTTLAVMAVGVYLPFSPIAGALGFVRLPPLYWPLLALTLVCYILLTQGVKRLLLSKKWIEAAAG, translated from the coding sequence ATGGCGACAAGGCGTCCGCTTAACCCGTTTCGCCGCGCCGACGGGACGATCCAAGTGTCGGAGCAGTTGATAGAGGCTGCACACCAAGGGTCCGATGAGGTGCTGCGCGGACTCGGCACTTCCCCTCAGGGCCTGAGCGGTGAAGAGGCCCAACGGCGACTTGACGAGCACGGCCCGAACACGGCGGTGGAGCAGCCACATTTCCGGTACCTTCGTCTTTTCGTCCGCTGCTTGATTAACCCCCTGGTAATTCTGCTGGGCGTTCTCGCGACCATCTCCTTCGTCACCAGGGACCTGCGCGCGGGCACCGTGATGTGCGTGATGATTGCTCTGGGCGTGATTCTGAAGTTCGTCCAGGAGGCACGTGCCGATGCGGCCGCGGCCCGGCTCAAGGCGATGATCAGCATCACAACCGCGGTTCTGCGCGACGGGCAGACCCGCGAGCTGCCGGTGCGCGACCTCGTTCCCGGCGACATCGTGGTGCTCGCGGCCGGGGACATGATCCCGGCCGACGTGCGGCTGCTTACGGCCAAAGACCTGTTCGTGATTCAGAGCACGCTCACGGGCGAATCCATGCCGGTGGAGAAGGCCGAGGCGGTCGAAAACGGGTCAATCACCGCGCCGCTGGAACTGCGGAACCTCTGCTATCAGGGCACGAGCGTGGAAAGCGGCAGCGCAACGGCCGTGGTCGTGACTACCGGCCGCAAGACGTATCTGGGGTCAATGGCCAGTACCATTGTCGCCCCGCAGGCTCCTACCAGCTTTGACCGCGGCATCGGCAGGTTCACATGGCTGATGATCCGGTTCATGTTCATAATGGTGCCGGTCGTCTTCCTCATCAACGGCTTCGTCAAGCATGACTGGGGCGCTGCGTTCCTCTTCGCTCTCGCCGTGGCAGTCGGCCTGACGCCGGAGATGCTGCCGATGATTGTGACCGTCTGCCTCTCGCGGGGCTCGATCGCCATGTCCCGGCAGAAGGTAATAGTCAAGCGACTGAACTCGATCCAGAACTTCGGGGCGATGGACATCCTCTGCACCGACAAGACCGGCACGCTGACGATGGACCGTGTCGTGCTCGAGCAGCACTGCGACGTAGGGCTGAAAGAGGACGATACGGTGCTCGAGATGGCGTTTCTAAACAGCCACTTCCAGACCGGGCTCCGGAATATCCTGGACCGCGCAATTCTCAAGTACACGGAGAATCAGGCGAGCCTCCAGGTCGCCCAACTGGAGAAAGTGGACGAGATTCCCTTTGACTTCGCCCGCCGCCTGATGTCGGTCGTCGTTCGCCTCCGCAACGGCAAGAACCAGCTCATCTGCAAAGGAGCGCCCGAGGCCGTTTTCCCGCGTTGTTCATACTACGAGCTGAACGGCGAGGTCTATCCGATCGCGCCATTTCTGATTGATGATTTGAAGGAGGAGTACGAACGCCTGAGCAGCGACGGATTCCGGGTGCTGGCCGTCGCGTACCGCAACATGAACCCGCGCGCCGCCTACACCAAGGACGACGAGAACAACATGGTGTTGAAGGGCTACATGGCTTTCCTTGACCCGCCCAAGGAGTCGACACAAAGGGCGATTGAGGCGCTCAAACAGCACGGCGTTACGGTCAAAATCCTGACCGGCGACAACGACCTCGTGAGCCGCAATGTCTGCCACCAGGTAGGCATTCCCACTGACAACGTTCTACTCGGGCCGGCCGTGGAGGCAATGTCGGATGAGGAGCTGGCCGGCAAAGTCGAGGCCGTGACGCTTTTCGCCCGGTTGTCGCCGGCGCACAAACAGCGCGTGATCCGCGCGCTCCAAAGGAAGAAGCACGTCGTGGGATTCCTCGGCGACGGCATCAACGACGCCCCGGCCTTGCGCGCCGCCGACGTCGGCATCTCCGTGGATACCGCGGTGGATATTGCCCGGGAATCCGCCGATGTCATCCTGCTCGACAAGGACCTGCTCGTACTCGAGCGGGGCGTGCTCGAAGGTCGCAAGGTCTTTGCCAACATCCTGAAGTACGTGCGCATGGGCGCCAGCTCGAATTTCGGCAACATGTTCAGCGTGCTGGGTGCGAGCGCCTGGCTGCCGTTCCTGCCCATGGCGCCGATCCAGATCCTCACCAACAACCTGCTTTACGATTTCTCTCAGCTTCCCATTCCCGCCGACAACGTGGACCCCGAGCAGGTTACGCGACCCCGGCCCTGGTCGATGAGCGAGATCACGCGCTTCATCGTCCTTATCGGCCCCTGCAGTTCGATATTCGACTACACAACCTTCCTGATGATGTATTTCCTCTTCCACTGCAAGACCCTGGCGCAGGCACCAATGTTCCAGACCGGCTGGTTCGTAGAGTCGCTGCTCACCCAGACGCTCATCATCCACGTGATTCGTACGAACAAACTCCCGTTCATTGAGAGCCGTGCGAGCAATGCCCTCACGCTTACGACCCTGGCGGTGATGGCAGTCGGCGTATATCTGCCATTCTCACCGATAGCCGGGGCGTTGGGCTTCGTGCGACTGCCGCCGCTTTACTGGCCGTTGCTCGCGCTGACCCTCGTGTGCTACATTCTCCTGACGCAGGGCGTGAAGCGCCTGCTGCTCAGCAAGAAATGGATAGAGGCAGCGGCAGGGTAG
- a CDS encoding T9SS type A sorting domain-containing protein has product MKHVFRGLAVIVVLVLLAQAWNSPVLWNVCNSAAVSGGTIVVDADCIDSIRPPAGDFALRVFYSSDSEATWQQASMDAVAQPGYDSTYEGRFPAPAAGMVYYYVRADNGTNYGTESPVNTADAWPVPDNLLAETALEGTGDTMNNPDGEWLDLTSCAMGYSAGYIYARLTNHYTSWPTSGGLFGPWYVYSAGFWNSEASTRDTLGYTMTHVNVLSYTDGLYELNRYESTYTRIGDIDIQTSGNRLIMRCKISDLAARPGFQPWPNQCGYLCGAKGDARTANLSLQSKDNDTTNAARFYINRTPRLVVGQNKPPALTNSRVIPQSGPLGTAFWFSTRYSDADSNLPVLHAVVIDGETIALKPTHHQYWGPDVFDCHDSGFAVGPHHFQFVFSDGAALVASTPDTFLVTAGAVAEVEKSGSARFSVEPNPFHGTTVVSMAGSQPRTLAICDVQGRTIRSIPARSPALQLDLRSFPAGVYFLRADGSSQRRLLVKLGR; this is encoded by the coding sequence GTGAAGCATGTGTTCCGAGGCTTGGCCGTCATCGTGGTGCTTGTCCTCCTGGCGCAGGCTTGGAATTCGCCCGTGCTCTGGAACGTCTGCAACTCCGCGGCCGTATCGGGTGGTACAATCGTGGTCGATGCGGATTGCATCGATTCCATCCGGCCGCCGGCCGGCGATTTCGCGCTGCGGGTTTTCTACTCAAGCGACAGTGAGGCGACGTGGCAGCAGGCGTCGATGGACGCGGTCGCGCAACCGGGCTACGACAGCACGTACGAGGGCAGGTTCCCCGCGCCCGCGGCGGGAATGGTCTATTACTACGTGCGTGCGGACAACGGCACCAACTACGGCACCGAGTCACCGGTGAACACTGCCGACGCCTGGCCCGTGCCCGACAACCTGCTGGCCGAGACGGCACTGGAAGGAACCGGGGACACCATGAACAACCCGGACGGCGAGTGGCTTGACCTGACCAGTTGCGCCATGGGGTACTCGGCCGGCTACATCTACGCCCGGCTAACCAACCACTACACGTCCTGGCCGACCAGCGGCGGGCTGTTCGGGCCCTGGTACGTCTACTCGGCAGGTTTCTGGAACTCCGAGGCCTCGACCCGCGACACGCTCGGTTACACGATGACCCATGTTAACGTCCTGTCCTACACCGACGGACTCTACGAGCTCAATCGCTACGAGAGCACCTACACGCGGATCGGCGACATCGACATCCAGACCTCGGGCAACCGGCTGATCATGCGCTGCAAGATATCCGACCTCGCCGCACGGCCCGGATTCCAGCCGTGGCCCAACCAGTGCGGGTATCTTTGCGGTGCCAAGGGCGACGCCCGCACCGCCAATCTGTCACTGCAGAGCAAGGATAACGACACAACCAACGCAGCCCGCTTCTACATCAACCGCACGCCTCGCCTGGTCGTCGGGCAGAACAAGCCGCCGGCCCTGACCAACTCGCGGGTGATACCCCAGAGCGGTCCGTTGGGAACCGCGTTCTGGTTCTCGACCCGCTACTCGGACGCGGACTCCAACCTGCCGGTGCTGCACGCGGTGGTCATTGATGGCGAGACGATAGCACTCAAGCCGACCCATCACCAATACTGGGGCCCGGACGTGTTCGACTGCCACGACAGCGGCTTTGCGGTTGGCCCGCACCATTTCCAGTTCGTGTTCAGCGACGGCGCAGCCCTCGTCGCAAGCACGCCGGACACGTTCCTCGTGACCGCCGGTGCGGTTGCTGAAGTCGAGAAGTCCGGCTCGGCGCGTTTCTCGGTCGAGCCAAACCCGTTCCACGGCACGACCGTGGTGAGCATGGCGGGCTCTCAACCGCGGACACTGGCCATCTGCGATGTCCAGGGACGGACAATCCGCTCGATACCGGCCCGGTCCCCGGCTCTTCAATTGGACCTGCGGTCGTTTCCAGCCGGAGTCTACTTCCTGCGCGCGGACGGCTCGTCCCAGCGCCGGCTGCTGGTGAAACTCGGCCGGTAA
- the mscL gene encoding large conductance mechanosensitive channel protein MscL encodes MIKEFKEFIMRGNVMDMAVGIIIGAAFGTIVSSLVNDVIMPPIGLLLGKVDFSNMFAVLKQGATPGPYASVAAAKAAGAVTLNFGVFVNTIINFVIVGFAIFMLVKGVNQLKRPKPAPAAAPTTKDCPHCFSSIPIKATRCPNCTSELTA; translated from the coding sequence ATGATCAAAGAGTTCAAAGAGTTCATCATGCGCGGGAACGTGATGGACATGGCCGTCGGTATCATCATCGGCGCCGCGTTCGGTACGATCGTCAGCTCGCTGGTGAACGACGTCATCATGCCGCCCATCGGTCTGCTGTTGGGCAAGGTCGACTTCTCGAACATGTTCGCCGTACTCAAGCAGGGCGCGACACCGGGTCCGTACGCCTCGGTGGCAGCAGCCAAGGCGGCGGGAGCGGTAACGCTCAACTTCGGCGTGTTCGTCAACACCATCATAAATTTCGTCATCGTCGGCTTCGCCATCTTCATGTTGGTCAAAGGCGTCAATCAACTCAAGCGGCCCAAGCCGGCCCCGGCCGCCGCGCCGACCACGAAGGACTGTCCGCACTGCTTCTCGTCGATACCCATCAAGGCGACGCGCTGCCCGAACTGCACGTCTGAACTGACGGCATAG
- a CDS encoding DUF3078 domain-containing protein: protein MTRIGIALALVATLAAATPWNLAADANLTLNQNAYTNNWGGGATGLLAYALNSNSLAEKQLNSKMNTRSTLKLAFGQTSTQDTSGNWGALVKSTDEIDLESVLRFTLGFVVDPFASAEVQSQFWDKSDATLSRYFNPMDLNEGLGLARQIVKHDKTELVSRLGFGLKQKFDRQALVVDTFGLVADRENRSSNYGGITFATDFTTPLAQEKILYTSKLTLFQALFYSEASMHTGSTADYWKALDVGWENVFAVSVTKVLMVNLDAQLLYDKEIDTKVRLKETLALGLTCKLI from the coding sequence ATGACCCGTATAGGGATAGCGTTGGCTCTTGTGGCGACCCTGGCTGCGGCCACGCCCTGGAACCTCGCGGCCGACGCCAACCTGACGCTCAACCAGAACGCCTACACCAACAACTGGGGCGGCGGCGCGACCGGCCTGCTTGCCTATGCCCTCAACTCCAACTCGCTGGCCGAGAAGCAGCTCAACTCGAAGATGAACACCCGAAGTACCCTGAAGCTCGCTTTCGGCCAGACCTCGACCCAGGATACGTCTGGTAACTGGGGCGCGCTGGTGAAGTCGACCGACGAGATTGACCTCGAATCGGTGCTCCGTTTCACCCTCGGCTTCGTCGTGGACCCCTTCGCAAGCGCCGAGGTCCAGAGCCAGTTCTGGGACAAGAGCGACGCGACTCTGAGCCGATACTTCAATCCAATGGACCTGAACGAAGGGCTCGGTCTCGCCCGGCAGATTGTGAAACACGATAAGACCGAACTCGTGAGCCGGCTCGGTTTCGGCCTCAAACAGAAGTTCGACCGCCAGGCGCTGGTGGTGGATACTTTTGGCCTGGTAGCAGATCGCGAGAACCGCAGCAGCAACTACGGCGGTATTACCTTCGCGACTGACTTCACAACGCCGCTGGCGCAGGAGAAGATTCTCTACACCAGCAAGCTGACCTTGTTCCAGGCCCTGTTCTACTCCGAGGCGTCCATGCACACGGGCTCCACTGCCGATTACTGGAAGGCGCTCGACGTCGGCTGGGAGAACGTCTTCGCCGTCAGCGTTACCAAGGTGCTGATGGTCAACCTCGACGCGCAGTTGCTGTATGACAAGGAGATAGACACGAAGGTCCGTCTCAAGGAAACGCTGGCGCTGGGACTGACCTGCAAGCTCATCTAG
- the lspA gene encoding signal peptidase II encodes MKRLTWGPRFWFVVSAVLALALDQVSKWLVRAHLTPHVPQRVFGETLRFILTNNEHGLFGISYGAPWMHYALPLVVVVLVIYLAWRSPDRWTGIGLGLVLGGGVSNNLIDRVRFGSVVDFIDMGTRTWRWYTYNLADAFAVAGVIMILTHEFLGWGRRKPAATADSKAGKPSPPGPG; translated from the coding sequence GTGAAGAGGCTCACATGGGGGCCGCGCTTCTGGTTTGTCGTCTCGGCAGTGCTGGCGCTGGCACTCGACCAGGTCTCGAAATGGTTGGTCCGCGCGCACTTGACCCCACACGTACCGCAACGCGTCTTTGGCGAGACGCTCAGGTTCATCCTGACCAACAACGAGCACGGTCTGTTTGGAATTTCCTACGGCGCGCCCTGGATGCACTACGCGCTGCCGCTGGTGGTCGTCGTCCTAGTGATTTACCTTGCGTGGCGCAGTCCCGACCGATGGACCGGCATCGGGCTCGGGCTGGTGCTCGGCGGCGGCGTCAGCAACAACCTGATTGACCGGGTGCGCTTTGGGTCGGTCGTAGACTTCATTGACATGGGCACGCGGACCTGGCGCTGGTACACGTACAACCTCGCCGATGCATTTGCGGTGGCCGGGGTTATCATGATCCTCACGCACGAATTCCTCGGTTGGGGCAGGCGCAAGCCCGCCGCAACTGCCGATTCGAAGGCAGGCAAACCGTCGCCGCCAGGTCCCGGGTAG